TCCGGCAGGCCGAGGAGCGCTTCGGCGGGGTCGACCTGGTCTGCGCCAACGCCGGGATCCTGCCCTCGACCGGTCCGCACGCCCAGCGGATCGAGGCGTGGCACGACACCATCGCCACCAACCTCTCGGGCGTCTTCTACACGCTGCGCGCGGTCACGCCGGGCATGGTCGAGCGCGGCCGGGGCGGGGCCGTCGTCATCACCGGGTCGACGTCGAGCTTCCGCGGCGTCGCCTACAAGACGGAGATGCTCAACCCCGGGCACATGGCCTACGGCGCGGCGAAGTCCGGCGTCCTGTCGCTCATGCGCAACTACGCGATGGCGCTCGGCAAGCACGGCATCCGGGTCAACACGGTCGTCCCCGCGGGCGTGGACACCCCGATGATCAGCAACGAGTTCTTCACCAAGGACCTGCAGGCCGACGCCCCGCCCGGCTGGATGGCCAACGTCATGGAGCACGGCCCGGTGCAGCCCGGCGACATCTCCGACGCCGTCCTGTTCCTGCTGTCCGACCAGGCGAGGTACGTCACCGGCACCGCGCTGCCGGTCGACATGGGCACGCTGCTCATCTGACCGGCCGCACGCACGGGAGGGGGAGAGGGCCCGCCGGCTCCCTCCCCCTCCCGCGTCGTGCGTGACCGCTCCGGCGCCCGTCCCCGGACGCGCGGATCCGCGGAGGTGCACCGGTGCACCTCCGCGGATCCGCCGCGTGGGGAGCTCAGCTCATGCCGGCCGCCACCCGCTGCGGACGGCGGACGAAGCCCTCGTAGCCGTTGGCCGCGACCTCGTCGCACTTCTGCCGGTAGACGCCCACCCCGCCGATGTAGGGCATGAACACCCGCGGCTTGCCCGGCACGTTCGAGCCCATGTACCAGGAGTCCGCGGTCGGGTAGAGCGTCATGTGCCCCACCTCGTCGACGTGCGCGGTCCACTCGTCCTCGGCCTCGACCGTGGGCTCCATCGTCGACAGCCCCTCGGCGCGCATGGCCGCGATCGCGTCGGCCACCCACTCCACGTGCTGCTCGATCGAGGTGACCATGTTGGAGAGGACCGACGGGCTGCCCGGACCGGTGATGGTGAACAGGTTCGGGAACCCCGCCACCTGGATGCCCAGGTAGGTCCGCGGGCCGGCGTGCCACTTGTCCT
This region of Geodermatophilus bullaregiensis genomic DNA includes:
- a CDS encoding mycofactocin-coupled SDR family oxidoreductase; protein product: MGRFDGKVALVTGGARGQGRSHAVRLAAEGADVVVVDVVTQFDSVQYAMSTPDDLAETEKLVREHGRGFLGVQGDVRDEEQVAGAVRQAEERFGGVDLVCANAGILPSTGPHAQRIEAWHDTIATNLSGVFYTLRAVTPGMVERGRGGAVVITGSTSSFRGVAYKTEMLNPGHMAYGAAKSGVLSLMRNYAMALGKHGIRVNTVVPAGVDTPMISNEFFTKDLQADAPPGWMANVMEHGPVQPGDISDAVLFLLSDQARYVTGTALPVDMGTLLI